In Geminocystis sp. NIES-3708, a single window of DNA contains:
- a CDS encoding SIS domain-containing protein, producing the protein MNYWVQERLQCLQESFNQEYCDDIDNVIDVVASCFQGGNTLLICGNGGSAADAQHIAAEFVGRFQIERPGLPAIALGTNPATLTAWSNDHEFETIFARQVQSFGKKGDILWVLSTSGKSKNVILALKEAKKRGLITIGMAGNNGGMMRDLIDHPLFVREKNTPYVQEIHLMTYHRICEQVEAQLFAHNTIEKPLVAS; encoded by the coding sequence TTGAATTACTGGGTACAAGAAAGACTACAATGTTTACAAGAATCTTTTAATCAAGAATACTGTGATGATATAGATAACGTAATTGATGTTGTTGCCTCTTGCTTTCAAGGTGGAAATACGTTATTGATTTGTGGCAATGGTGGCTCGGCGGCAGATGCACAACATATAGCGGCGGAGTTTGTCGGCAGATTTCAAATTGAACGTCCGGGTTTACCAGCTATTGCATTAGGTACAAATCCAGCGACTTTAACAGCGTGGAGTAATGATCATGAATTTGAAACAATTTTTGCCCGTCAAGTACAATCTTTTGGTAAAAAGGGAGATATTTTATGGGTATTGTCCACTTCGGGAAAATCTAAAAATGTGATTCTGGCTTTGAAAGAAGCTAAAAAAAGAGGTTTAATCACTATTGGTATGGCAGGAAATAACGGTGGTATGATGAGGGATTTAATTGATCATCCTCTTTTTGTCAGGGAAAAAAATACTCCGTACGTCCAAGAAATACATTTAATGACATATCATCGTATTTGTGAACAAGTAGAGGCTCAATTATTTGCTCATAACACCATCGAAAAGCCTTTGGTAGCAAGTTAA
- a CDS encoding squalene/phytoene synthase family protein produces MNLKKDALKILKETSRTFYIPISRLPNGLQEAVTSAYLCMRAIDEIEDHPHIDNLTKAKILRDISLALQSGHEHITHEEMAKAIKSYEYIIPEVSYRFGEWALLAPPSIAGRIWDATGAMADRMAYWSENNWTIKTKSNLDQYTFSVAGSVGLLLSDLWGWYDNTQTNREDAIGFGRGLQAVNILRNHQEDKIRGVSFFPQGWELEDMHHYARYNLSLADAYAKSLPKGPALQFCQIPLTLAHATLEVLILGKPKLTRNDVMALVAQVCG; encoded by the coding sequence ATGAATTTGAAGAAAGATGCCTTAAAAATACTTAAGGAAACAAGTCGAACTTTTTATATTCCCATTAGTCGTTTACCAAATGGATTACAAGAAGCCGTTACATCTGCTTACTTATGTATGAGAGCTATCGATGAAATTGAAGATCACCCGCACATTGATAATCTTACCAAAGCTAAAATATTAAGAGATATTAGTCTAGCTTTACAATCAGGTCATGAACATATTACCCATGAGGAAATGGCAAAAGCAATTAAATCCTATGAGTATATAATACCTGAGGTTAGTTATCGTTTTGGTGAATGGGCTTTACTTGCACCTCCTAGTATCGCAGGAAGAATTTGGGACGCTACAGGAGCAATGGCTGATAGAATGGCTTATTGGTCAGAAAATAATTGGACAATTAAAACTAAATCTAATTTGGATCAATATACTTTTAGTGTAGCTGGTTCTGTGGGTTTATTATTATCTGATTTATGGGGATGGTATGACAACACTCAAACAAATCGAGAGGATGCTATTGGTTTTGGTAGAGGCTTACAAGCAGTCAATATTCTCCGAAATCATCAAGAAGATAAAATTAGAGGAGTGAGTTTTTTTCCTCAAGGTTGGGAGTTAGAAGATATGCACCATTATGCCCGTTATAATCTCAGTTTAGCTGATGCTTATGCAAAGTCTTTACCAAAAGGTCCTGCTTTACAATTTTGTCAAATACCTTTAACTCTTGCTCATGCTACTTTAGAAGTCTTAATTTTAGGTAAACCTAAGCTAACACGTAATGATGTGATGGCTTTGGTTGCCCAAGTATGTGGTTAA
- the accC gene encoding acetyl-CoA carboxylase biotin carboxylase subunit → MPFAKILIANRGEIALRIIHSCEEMGIATVAVHSTIDRNALHVKLADESVCIGPPPSNKSYLNIPNIISAALTRGAEAIHPGYGFLAENARFAQICGDHQLKFIGPSPDSIIAMGDKSTAKKTMQNAGVPTIPGSKGLITDEQEAARVAAEIGYPVIIKATAGGGGRGMRLVKEECDLSRLLAAAQGEAEAAFGNAGVYIEKFIELPRHIEFQILADSYGNVVHLGERDCSIQRRHQKLLEEAPSPALNPKIRQKMGQAAVKAAKSINYVGAGTVEFLLDKYGNYYFMEMNTRIQVEHPVTEMITGLDLIREQIAIAQGEKLSFRQQDIEIRGHAIECRINAEDPDHDFRPNPGKIIAYLPPGGPGVRMDSFVYPDYVIPPYYDSLIGKLIVWGKDRDTAIKRMKRALRECAITGVPTTINFHRKILENPEFLAGNVYTNFVEKNILNL, encoded by the coding sequence ATGCCGTTTGCCAAAATTTTAATTGCTAATCGAGGAGAAATCGCTCTGCGCATCATTCACAGTTGTGAAGAAATGGGTATCGCTACAGTTGCTGTTCATTCTACCATCGATCGTAACGCCCTTCATGTAAAATTAGCAGATGAAAGTGTATGTATAGGGCCTCCTCCTAGTAATAAAAGTTATTTAAACATTCCTAATATTATTTCGGCGGCTTTAACTAGAGGTGCGGAAGCAATTCACCCCGGTTATGGATTTTTAGCGGAAAATGCTCGTTTTGCCCAAATTTGTGGTGATCATCAATTAAAATTTATTGGTCCTAGTCCAGATTCTATCATTGCTATGGGAGATAAATCTACGGCTAAAAAAACCATGCAAAATGCTGGTGTTCCAACAATTCCGGGTAGTAAAGGTTTAATTACCGATGAACAAGAAGCGGCCAGAGTTGCCGCAGAAATCGGTTATCCCGTAATTATTAAAGCTACTGCTGGTGGTGGTGGTAGAGGGATGCGTTTAGTTAAAGAAGAATGTGATTTAAGTCGATTATTAGCAGCCGCCCAAGGAGAAGCCGAAGCCGCCTTTGGGAATGCGGGAGTTTACATTGAAAAATTTATCGAATTACCTCGTCATATTGAGTTTCAAATTTTAGCGGATAGTTATGGTAATGTAGTTCATTTAGGAGAGCGTGATTGTTCTATTCAAAGAAGACACCAAAAATTATTAGAAGAAGCTCCTTCTCCTGCTTTAAATCCTAAAATTCGCCAAAAAATGGGACAAGCCGCCGTAAAAGCCGCAAAATCTATTAATTATGTTGGAGCTGGTACGGTAGAATTTTTATTGGATAAATATGGTAATTATTATTTCATGGAAATGAATACCCGTATTCAAGTAGAGCATCCTGTCACAGAGATGATTACGGGATTAGATTTAATTAGAGAACAAATTGCCATCGCTCAGGGGGAAAAATTATCATTCCGTCAGCAAGATATAGAAATTCGAGGTCATGCCATTGAGTGTAGAATCAATGCGGAAGATCCTGATCATGATTTTCGTCCAAATCCGGGGAAAATTATCGCTTATTTACCACCCGGTGGTCCTGGGGTAAGGATGGATTCTTTTGTTTATCCAGACTACGTTATTCCGCCCTATTATGATTCTCTTATCGGAAAATTGATCGTTTGGGGTAAAGATAGAGATACTGCCATAAAACGGATGAAACGAGCTTTAAGAGAATGTGCTATAACAGGTGTCCCGACAACCATTAATTTTCATCGTAAAATTTTAGAAAACCCTGAATTTTTAGCAGGAAATGTTTACACAAACTTTGTCGAAAAAAATATTCTAAATTTATAA
- a CDS encoding HPP family protein, which yields MLKYIRHIQKRLRKKKAYRIAKYIIYRETILKPIDHLWTFLGAFFGISLIGFLQNSQLPLSDHVFLIGSFGASAVLIYGATNSPLAQPRNLFGGHLIGAFIGVSIAKLIPSPNFIWIASGLAVALSIVFMQISKTLHPPGGATALIAVIGSTKIKALGFLYLFNPVFSSIFIMYIVALIFNNIPDDRSYPYRK from the coding sequence ATGTTAAAGTATATTCGTCATATTCAAAAAAGATTAAGAAAGAAAAAAGCCTATCGCATAGCGAAATACATTATTTATCGGGAAACAATTTTAAAACCAATCGATCATTTATGGACTTTTTTGGGTGCTTTTTTTGGCATTTCTCTGATTGGATTCTTACAAAATTCTCAACTACCATTATCTGATCATGTTTTTTTGATTGGCTCTTTTGGAGCATCTGCTGTGTTAATTTATGGTGCAACAAATAGCCCCTTAGCTCAACCAAGAAATTTATTTGGTGGTCATCTTATTGGTGCTTTTATTGGTGTTAGTATAGCTAAATTAATTCCTTCACCAAATTTTATTTGGATTGCGTCAGGTTTAGCCGTAGCTTTATCCATTGTTTTTATGCAAATATCAAAAACCTTACATCCTCCTGGCGGAGCAACGGCTTTAATTGCTGTGATTGGTTCTACAAAAATTAAGGCTCTAGGATTTTTGTATTTATTTAATCCTGTATTCAGTTCAATTTTTATTATGTATATAGTCGCTCTTATTTTTAATAATATTCCCGATGATCGATCTTATCCTTATCGCAAATAA
- a CDS encoding group 1 truncated hemoglobin: protein MTTLYEKLGGKEAVNVAVDIFYDKVLKDDRVKDFFVNTDMVKQKAHQKAFMTYAFGGSDGFDGNEMRKAHQELVANKGLTDIHFDAIAENLVITLQELKVAPDIIDEVVKIVGSVQHRNDVLNR from the coding sequence ATGACTACACTGTACGAAAAGTTAGGCGGAAAAGAAGCAGTTAACGTAGCTGTAGATATATTTTACGACAAAGTGTTAAAGGATGACCGAGTTAAAGATTTTTTTGTTAATACTGACATGGTAAAACAAAAAGCTCATCAAAAAGCCTTTATGACTTATGCTTTTGGCGGTAGTGATGGCTTTGATGGCAATGAGATGAGAAAAGCACATCAAGAATTAGTTGCTAATAAGGGTTTAACAGATATTCATTTTGATGCGATCGCTGAAAATCTTGTGATTACTTTACAAGAATTAAAGGTTGCACCAGATATCATAGATGAAGTAGTTAAAATTGTCGGTTCTGTACAACACAGAAATGATGTTCTTAACCGTTAA
- a CDS encoding Mo-dependent nitrogenase C-terminal domain-containing protein has translation MTTNCDPNKYTSQQISAWLRGLLTVAYADGNFDPEEKEFIASLTQDELIPCTDLGSLEIISPEELAQALGEDINTKENFLRTAVMMAIANGVYSQQEADTVHQFQSALGLDLEALKSLESTLWHPENEQIEEANHPDLLQPVKKWLDGMDINDPRVARFLCKMIPPQCPFERDIKLFGKKIVHIPPMCKLNPLYDQMVGLRFRSLSFLADDCNEDITPYI, from the coding sequence ATGACGACAAATTGCGATCCTAATAAATATACTTCTCAACAAATTTCTGCATGGTTAAGAGGTTTACTCACCGTGGCTTATGCTGATGGTAATTTTGATCCTGAAGAAAAAGAATTTATTGCTAGTCTCACTCAAGATGAATTAATTCCTTGTACTGATTTAGGTAGTTTAGAAATCATTTCTCCTGAAGAATTAGCACAGGCTTTAGGAGAGGATATTAATACTAAAGAAAATTTTTTACGTACTGCGGTAATGATGGCGATCGCAAATGGTGTATATAGTCAACAAGAAGCGGATACAGTTCATCAATTTCAATCGGCACTAGGATTAGATTTAGAAGCGCTAAAATCTTTAGAATCAACCCTTTGGCATCCCGAAAATGAACAAATAGAAGAAGCAAATCATCCTGATTTATTGCAACCTGTGAAAAAATGGTTAGATGGCATGGATATAAATGATCCCAGAGTTGCTCGTTTTCTATGTAAAATGATTCCTCCTCAATGCCCTTTTGAACGAGATATTAAATTATTTGGGAAAAAAATAGTTCATATTCCACCCATGTGCAAATTAAATCCTTTATATGATCAAATGGTAGGTTTAAGATTTCGTTCTCTTTCTTTTCTGGCAGATGATTGTAATGAAGATATTACACCATACATATAA
- the obgE gene encoding GTPase ObgE, with amino-acid sequence MKFIDQVEIEAEAGKGGDGIVAFRREKYVPAGGPSGGNGGRGGSIIFTTTPRLQTLLDFKYARRFKADDGGRGGPNNRTGAAGKDLILEIPCGTMIYDAQTEELIADLVHPNETFLIAKGGKGGLGNQHFLSNSNRAPEYALPGLEGEIKQLRLELKLLAEVGIIGLPNAGKSTLISSLSSAKPKIADYPFTTLIPNLGVVRKPTGDGTVFADIPGLIEGASEGIGLGHDFLRHIERTRLLVHLVDVNSDDPIHDYQVIQGELSAYGKGLCDRPQIIGLNKIDSIDEESQNTIISEFQALTDDPIFLISAVTGSGCDSLLQAVWNQLDTMTKESTTEISFLESLHT; translated from the coding sequence ATGAAATTTATCGATCAAGTAGAGATAGAAGCAGAAGCGGGAAAAGGTGGTGACGGGATTGTAGCCTTTCGTAGAGAAAAATATGTTCCAGCAGGTGGCCCTTCAGGAGGTAATGGTGGCAGAGGAGGCTCGATAATTTTTACAACGACTCCTAGACTACAAACTTTATTAGATTTTAAATATGCTCGTCGTTTTAAAGCAGATGATGGTGGTAGAGGAGGCCCAAATAATCGAACAGGTGCGGCAGGAAAAGATCTAATTTTAGAAATACCCTGTGGGACAATGATTTATGATGCACAAACAGAAGAATTAATTGCTGATTTGGTTCATCCAAATGAAACATTTTTAATCGCAAAAGGTGGCAAAGGTGGTTTAGGTAATCAGCATTTTCTCAGTAACAGTAACCGAGCTCCTGAATATGCTTTGCCCGGATTGGAAGGAGAGATTAAACAATTAAGGTTAGAATTGAAATTGTTAGCAGAAGTTGGTATTATCGGGCTTCCTAATGCTGGAAAATCAACTCTTATCTCTTCTCTATCTTCTGCTAAACCAAAAATTGCTGATTATCCTTTTACTACTCTTATACCTAACTTAGGAGTAGTTCGTAAACCTACTGGAGATGGTACGGTTTTTGCTGATATTCCGGGGTTGATTGAAGGTGCTTCTGAAGGTATTGGTTTAGGACACGATTTTTTACGTCATATTGAACGCACTCGTCTTTTAGTTCATTTAGTAGATGTTAATTCTGATGATCCTATCCATGATTATCAAGTTATTCAAGGAGAATTATCCGCTTATGGAAAAGGATTGTGCGATCGCCCTCAAATTATTGGATTGAACAAAATTGATTCTATTGATGAAGAAAGCCAAAATACCATCATCTCAGAGTTTCAAGCTTTGACGGATGATCCTATTTTCTTAATTTCTGCCGTTACAGGTTCAGGTTGTGATAGTCTTTTACAAGCAGTATGGAATCAACTAGATACCATGACGAAAGAATCAACTACCGAAATTAGTTTTTTAGAGAGTTTGCACACCTAA
- a CDS encoding ABC transporter ATP-binding protein, which yields MKSEPAIATIGLTKQFEGHIAVNDVDLQVKKGDVYGLIGPNGAGKTTLIRMLAAAENPTKGEIYLNGDRLLIDDSNRYLKQYIGYLPDDFPLYDDLTVINYLEYFARLYKLKPPQRRRRIEEVLELVNLESKFNSLIATLSRGMKQRLSLARTIIHQPIILLLDEPVSGLDPIARMEFRETIKTLQQAQMTILISSHVLSDLAELCTSVGIMELGCLVENTSLQNLYSRLSRQQIIIKILGEWDKLQVELRNCETVKAWEKLPDAQTIKVEFVGNDNDSAMLLKSLINANIPVSNFHCQQEDLESIFLKLGHKQVS from the coding sequence ATGAAATCAGAACCTGCCATCGCTACCATCGGATTAACAAAACAATTTGAAGGACATATCGCAGTTAATGATGTGGATTTACAAGTAAAAAAAGGCGATGTTTATGGTTTAATTGGTCCTAATGGTGCAGGAAAAACCACTTTAATTAGAATGTTAGCCGCCGCCGAAAATCCCACCAAAGGCGAAATTTACCTTAACGGCGATCGCCTTTTAATAGATGATAGTAACCGTTATTTAAAACAATATATCGGCTATCTTCCTGATGATTTTCCTTTATATGATGACTTGACGGTAATTAACTATTTAGAATATTTTGCAAGACTTTATAAGTTAAAACCTCCTCAACGTCGTCGCCGAATCGAAGAAGTTTTGGAATTAGTTAATCTCGAATCGAAATTTAATTCTTTAATTGCCACTCTTTCTCGTGGAATGAAACAGAGATTAAGTTTAGCACGTACTATTATCCATCAACCTATTATCTTACTATTAGATGAGCCTGTTTCTGGATTAGATCCCATTGCGAGGATGGAATTTCGGGAAACCATCAAAACCTTACAACAGGCACAGATGACTATTTTAATTTCTTCTCATGTTTTATCAGATTTAGCGGAATTATGCACATCAGTGGGCATTATGGAATTAGGTTGTTTAGTGGAAAATACTTCTTTACAGAATTTATATAGTCGTCTTAGTCGTCAACAAATCATTATTAAAATCTTAGGAGAATGGGATAAATTACAGGTAGAGCTACGTAATTGTGAGACAGTTAAAGCATGGGAAAAATTACCTGATGCACAAACAATAAAAGTAGAGTTTGTCGGTAATGATAATGATAGTGCAATGCTTTTAAAAAGTTTAATTAATGCTAATATTCCTGTCAGTAATTTTCATTGTCAACAGGAAGATTTAGAAAGTATTTTTTTAAAATTAGGACACAAACAAGTATCTTAA
- a CDS encoding glutathione S-transferase family protein produces MGLLIDGVWHDQWYDTSKTQGKFVRQASQFRNWITPDGSAGITGKSGFKAELGRYHLYISLACPWAHRTLIFRTLKGLENIIPISIVHWFMGENGWTFASGEGVISDPLFNAEYLYQIYTQANSNYTGRVTVPVLWDKQTQTIVNNESSEIIRIFNSAFDEMGAKEGDYYPVSLREEINSINDRIYHNINNGVYKCGFATTQQAYEEALTPLFETLNWLENKLSTQQYLIGDRITEADWRLFTTLVRFDAVYVGHFKCNIRRIVDYPNIWNYLRKLYQIEGIAETVNFQHIKRHYYESHKTINPTGIVPSGPEIDFLLPI; encoded by the coding sequence ATGGGACTTTTAATTGATGGTGTTTGGCATGATCAATGGTATGATACAAGTAAAACTCAAGGTAAATTTGTCCGTCAGGCATCTCAGTTTCGTAATTGGATCACTCCTGATGGTAGTGCTGGAATAACTGGAAAAAGTGGATTTAAGGCAGAATTAGGACGTTATCATCTTTATATCTCTTTAGCTTGTCCTTGGGCTCATCGAACTTTAATTTTTCGGACTTTAAAAGGGTTAGAGAACATTATACCCATTTCTATTGTTCATTGGTTTATGGGAGAAAATGGCTGGACATTTGCATCGGGAGAGGGGGTAATATCTGATCCTTTATTCAACGCTGAATATCTCTATCAAATATATACTCAGGCTAATTCTAATTATACAGGTAGAGTTACAGTTCCTGTTCTTTGGGATAAACAAACTCAAACTATCGTCAATAATGAATCTTCAGAAATTATCAGAATTTTTAACAGTGCCTTTGATGAAATGGGTGCAAAAGAAGGTGACTATTATCCAGTGAGTTTAAGAGAAGAAATTAATAGTATAAATGATCGTATTTACCACAATATTAATAATGGGGTTTATAAATGCGGTTTTGCTACTACTCAACAAGCCTATGAAGAAGCATTAACTCCTTTATTTGAGACACTGAATTGGCTAGAAAACAAACTGTCAACACAACAATATCTCATTGGTGATCGCATTACTGAGGCAGATTGGCGATTATTTACTACCTTAGTTCGTTTTGATGCAGTTTATGTAGGACATTTTAAATGTAATATTCGTCGTATAGTTGATTATCCGAATATTTGGAATTATTTACGAAAACTTTATCAAATAGAAGGCATTGCAGAAACTGTTAATTTTCAACATATAAAAAGACATTATTACGAAAGTCATAAAACCATTAATCCTACAGGAATTGTACCATCTGGACCAGAAATTGATTTTTTATTACCTATTTAA
- the frr gene encoding ribosome recycling factor, which yields MQKSVEKTQQDFNTIRTGRANASLLDKVMVDYYGAETPLKSLANISTPDATTIVIQPFDKGSMNQLQKAISLSDLGLTPNNDGQVIRLNIPPLTTERRQEFVKLAGKYAEEGKVAIRNVRRDAIEKVRKQEKSSEISEDESRDLQDQIQKITDKYTAKIDEILVVKEKELTNI from the coding sequence ATGCAAAAAAGTGTCGAAAAGACACAGCAAGATTTTAATACCATTCGCACCGGTAGAGCTAATGCTAGTTTACTAGATAAAGTCATGGTAGATTATTATGGAGCGGAAACTCCCTTAAAATCTTTGGCGAATATTAGTACCCCTGATGCCACTACTATTGTAATTCAGCCTTTCGATAAAGGAAGTATGAATCAATTACAAAAAGCTATTTCCTTATCTGATCTTGGTTTAACCCCTAATAATGACGGGCAAGTAATTCGATTAAATATCCCTCCTCTTACAACTGAACGTCGTCAAGAATTTGTCAAGTTAGCCGGGAAATATGCGGAAGAGGGAAAAGTCGCTATTCGGAATGTTCGTCGTGACGCTATTGAAAAAGTACGTAAACAAGAAAAAAGTAGCGAAATTTCTGAAGATGAATCTCGTGATTTACAAGATCAAATTCAAAAAATTACGGATAAATACACCGCAAAAATTGATGAAATTCTAGTCGTCAAAGAAAAAGAGTTAACCAATATTTAA
- the pyrH gene encoding UMP kinase produces MTYQRILLKLSGEALMGDLGYGIDPKVVADIAEDIAEVVQLNVEVAIVVGGGNIFRGVKASADGMDRATADYVGMIATVMNAMTLQDALERRNVPTRVQTAIAMQEVAEPYIRRKAIRHLELGRVVIFGAGSGNPFFTTDTTAALRAAEIDAQVIFKATKVDGVYDSDPMKNPNAHRYDTLNYNHVLTQDLRVMDGTAIALCKENNIPIIVFNLFERGNIIRAVKGEKVGTTVGGFCEVN; encoded by the coding sequence ATGACTTACCAAAGGATTTTACTCAAATTAAGCGGTGAAGCATTAATGGGAGATTTGGGCTATGGCATCGATCCCAAAGTAGTTGCTGATATTGCAGAAGATATTGCAGAAGTAGTTCAGCTAAACGTAGAAGTTGCCATTGTTGTAGGCGGTGGTAATATTTTTCGTGGGGTTAAAGCTTCTGCGGATGGTATGGATCGAGCTACGGCAGATTATGTCGGGATGATTGCTACAGTTATGAATGCGATGACTTTACAGGATGCTTTAGAAAGAAGAAATGTTCCCACTAGAGTTCAAACTGCCATCGCTATGCAAGAAGTAGCAGAACCTTATATTCGTCGTAAAGCTATTCGTCATCTGGAATTAGGTAGAGTAGTAATATTTGGAGCTGGATCAGGTAATCCATTTTTTACAACTGATACTACGGCAGCTTTAAGAGCGGCAGAAATTGATGCCCAAGTAATTTTTAAAGCGACCAAAGTTGATGGAGTTTACGATTCTGATCCGATGAAAAATCCCAATGCTCACCGTTATGATACATTGAATTATAATCATGTGTTGACCCAAGATTTAAGGGTTATGGATGGCACTGCTATTGCTTTATGCAAAGAAAATAACATCCCCATTATTGTATTTAACCTTTTCGAGCGCGGTAATATTATTCGAGCAGTAAAAGGAGAAAAAGTAGGAACTACTGTAGGAGGTTTTTGTGAAGTTAACTGA
- a CDS encoding IctB family putative bicarbonate transporter — MTQAEYSPEETKSPLLYWRKTSIIGKFVGLLSHWHSSSYLLSYQDIIATIFICLVIIAAPFTNNTLIGLILFASGAFWLLLTISEVKTNQITAIHLWIFAYWLISVVATAFSPLKSEALSGLIKFTLYLFFFALATRVFRHPKLLSWITTFYLLISLIVSSYGVRQQFIGVKPLATWNDPTSPLADATRVYSYLGNPNLLGSYLIPAVAFSVAALIIWQTLPQKIFAGFALTINIACIYFTGSRGSWLALVATGIVFLLAFKFWWNDYLSPFWRKWLIPIAIGSFIVLVVVGAIFSETLRLRIFSLFSGRGDSSNNFRINVWNSAFKMFQDYPLIGIGPGNEVFNKIYPNYMQTKFTALSAYSIFLEITLETGLIGIMSFLGVIIATFQRGIRIIKNFQLKNDSQAMWVIAALAGMTGLATQGLFDTVWYRPQVNTLWWLSIAVIASFPVLNISGDNDVN, encoded by the coding sequence ATGACTCAAGCAGAATATTCACCAGAAGAAACCAAATCGCCTCTGTTGTATTGGCGTAAAACAAGCATCATCGGTAAATTTGTTGGTTTATTATCCCATTGGCACTCTAGTAGTTATCTTTTAAGTTATCAAGATATTATTGCTACTATTTTTATTTGTTTAGTAATTATTGCCGCACCTTTTACAAATAATACTCTTATCGGTTTAATTTTATTTGCCAGTGGTGCATTTTGGCTGTTATTAACGATTTCGGAAGTCAAAACGAATCAAATAACAGCTATTCATCTGTGGATATTCGCTTATTGGTTAATTTCGGTGGTAGCCACTGCTTTTTCTCCTTTAAAATCTGAAGCATTATCAGGTTTAATTAAATTCACTCTTTATCTGTTCTTTTTTGCTTTAGCGACAAGGGTTTTTCGCCACCCAAAATTGCTATCTTGGATCACAACATTCTATCTTTTAATTTCTTTAATCGTTAGCAGTTATGGAGTTAGACAACAATTTATCGGTGTAAAACCTCTAGCTACATGGAATGATCCTACTTCACCTTTGGCTGATGCTACCAGAGTTTATAGTTATTTAGGAAATCCCAATTTATTAGGCAGTTATTTAATTCCAGCAGTGGCTTTTTCTGTTGCGGCTTTGATTATCTGGCAAACTTTACCACAAAAAATCTTCGCTGGTTTTGCTTTAACAATTAATATTGCCTGTATTTATTTTACTGGTAGTCGTGGTTCATGGTTAGCTTTAGTTGCCACAGGAATAGTCTTTTTATTAGCGTTTAAATTTTGGTGGAATGATTATTTATCACCGTTTTGGCGTAAATGGCTAATTCCTATCGCTATAGGTAGTTTTATTGTCTTAGTTGTCGTTGGTGCAATTTTTAGTGAAACATTGAGATTAAGAATTTTTAGCCTGTTTTCTGGCAGAGGAGACAGTAGTAATAATTTTCGCATCAATGTCTGGAACTCTGCATTTAAAATGTTTCAAGATTATCCTTTGATTGGAATAGGACCAGGAAACGAGGTTTTTAATAAAATTTATCCCAATTATATGCAAACAAAATTTACTGCTTTAAGTGCTTATTCTATTTTTCTCGAAATCACTCTTGAAACAGGTTTAATAGGTATTATGAGCTTTTTAGGGGTGATTATAGCTACTTTTCAAAGGGGAATAAGAATCATTAAAAACTTTCAACTTAAAAATGATTCACAAGCTATGTGGGTAATTGCTGCCCTTGCGGGGATGACTGGTTTAGCCACTCAAGGCTTATTTGATACAGTTTGGTATCGCCCTCAAGTCAATACATTGTGGTGGTTATCTATCGCTGTTATTGCTTCTTTTCCTGTGTTGAATATCTCTGGAGATAATGATGTTAACTGA